From a single Planococcus shenhongbingii genomic region:
- the prmC gene encoding peptide chain release factor N(5)-glutamine methyltransferase — protein sequence MTKSRRLYEALNGASSFLKSKGREEAVARILLQHELGLSHAGLLSAMRDEMDEAVFERYWSKIEQHAKGIPVQHLTGAEEFYGRKFQVNEDVLIPRPETEELVEETLRLVKEMFPDKYPTVADIGTGSGIIAITMKCELPGSLVTATDISEKALTMAKQNAHRLEADVHFKLGDLTEPIRDQKWDIILSNPPYISYEEAADLSDTVRDFEPHNALFADNNGLALYEKMADQLPHLLNKPGIVGFEIGYKQGPVVENLLKKAFPDATVYIKKDINNQDRMVFCINN from the coding sequence ATGACTAAAAGTAGACGATTGTATGAGGCCCTTAACGGGGCTTCTTCTTTTTTAAAAAGCAAGGGCCGGGAAGAAGCGGTCGCGCGAATCCTGCTTCAGCATGAACTCGGTTTATCACATGCTGGCCTGCTGTCTGCCATGCGTGATGAAATGGATGAAGCGGTATTTGAGCGCTACTGGAGCAAAATTGAGCAGCATGCAAAAGGAATTCCTGTTCAGCATTTGACCGGAGCCGAAGAATTTTATGGCCGGAAATTTCAGGTCAATGAAGACGTCTTAATTCCCCGGCCGGAAACTGAAGAACTGGTGGAAGAAACTTTAAGGCTGGTCAAGGAGATGTTCCCTGATAAATATCCGACGGTTGCGGATATTGGAACAGGAAGCGGCATCATTGCGATTACGATGAAATGTGAGCTTCCTGGATCGCTTGTCACAGCGACTGATATTTCGGAAAAAGCGTTAACTATGGCCAAGCAAAATGCACATCGGCTGGAGGCAGATGTCCATTTTAAGCTCGGGGATTTAACTGAACCGATCCGTGATCAGAAATGGGATATCATTTTATCGAACCCACCGTATATCAGCTATGAAGAAGCAGCGGATTTATCTGATACTGTCCGTGATTTTGAACCGCATAACGCATTATTTGCGGATAATAACGGCTTGGCTTTATACGAAAAAATGGCAGATCAATTGCCGCATTTGCTGAATAAACCGGGGATTGTCGGCTTTGAAATCGGTTATAAACAAGGGCCGGTTGTGGAAAACTTATTAAAAAAAGCTTTTCCGGATGCAACAGTGTATATAAAAAAAGATATCAACAATCAAGACCGCATGGTTTTTTGCATAAACAATTAA
- a CDS encoding thymidine kinase → MYVMKQSGWVELICGSMFSGKSEELIRRIRRAQFAKQKIAVFKPKIDDRYSEEAVVSHNGTTVIALPIEHSKEMWQFITDEYDVIAIDEAQFFDEEIIDNVQKLADHGFRVIVAGLDQDFRGRPFGPMPTLLSIAEQVTKLQAVCTVCGSPASRTQRLIDGKPAGSDDPTILVGASEAYEPRCRHHHEVPAGVTISK, encoded by the coding sequence ATGTACGTTATGAAACAATCAGGCTGGGTAGAGCTGATCTGCGGAAGTATGTTTTCAGGAAAATCGGAGGAATTGATCCGGCGCATACGGCGCGCTCAATTCGCAAAACAAAAAATTGCTGTATTTAAACCGAAAATTGATGACCGTTATAGCGAAGAAGCGGTTGTTTCCCATAATGGCACTACTGTTATTGCCTTGCCAATTGAGCATTCAAAAGAAATGTGGCAGTTTATCACAGATGAATATGATGTCATTGCCATTGATGAAGCTCAATTTTTTGATGAAGAAATTATAGATAATGTTCAGAAACTGGCTGATCACGGATTCCGTGTCATTGTAGCAGGCCTGGATCAAGATTTCAGAGGACGCCCTTTTGGCCCGATGCCGACATTATTGTCCATTGCAGAACAAGTAACGAAACTTCAAGCGGTTTGCACTGTTTGCGGATCCCCTGCAAGCCGGACACAGCGTTTGATTGACGGCAAGCCAGCTGGCTCTGACGACCCGACGATTTTAGTAGGCGCATCAGAAGCATACGAACCGCGCTGCCGTCATCACCACGAAGTGCCGGCCGGTGTGACGATTTCGAAATAG
- the prfA gene encoding peptide chain release factor 1, translating to MFDRLQAVEDRYDRLNELLSDPEIVSDTNKLREYSKEQSDLQDTVEAYREYKELTAQLNEAKAMFDDKLDPEMREMVKEEVNDLETQLTAIEERLHILLIPKDPNDDKNVIMEVRGAAGGDEAALFAGDLYRMYSRYAESNGWKVTIMDSNPTGLGGFKELVFMITGKGAYSKLKYENGAHRVQRVPETESGGRIHTSTATVACLPEVEEVEVEIHDNDIRVDTYASSGAGGQSVNTTMSAVRLTHIPTNTVVTCQDEKSQIKNKASAMKVLRARVYDKFQQEAQAEYDAVRKSAVGTGDRSERIRTYNFPQNRVTDHRIGLTIQKLDQIMQGKLDEVIEALVVEEQSAKMESLNND from the coding sequence ATGTTTGATCGATTACAAGCTGTAGAAGACCGTTATGACCGTTTAAATGAACTGTTGAGCGATCCTGAAATTGTCAGTGATACCAATAAACTTAGAGAGTATTCCAAAGAACAATCCGATTTGCAGGATACGGTGGAAGCTTACCGTGAATATAAAGAACTTACAGCTCAATTGAACGAAGCGAAAGCGATGTTTGATGATAAACTGGACCCTGAAATGCGCGAAATGGTCAAGGAAGAAGTCAATGATTTGGAAACGCAATTAACGGCGATTGAAGAACGCCTCCATATTTTATTGATACCAAAAGACCCGAACGACGACAAAAACGTCATCATGGAAGTGCGCGGAGCAGCTGGTGGAGATGAAGCGGCATTATTTGCCGGTGACCTTTACCGCATGTACAGCAGATATGCCGAATCGAACGGCTGGAAAGTGACCATTATGGATTCCAATCCAACTGGCCTTGGCGGCTTTAAAGAATTGGTATTCATGATTACTGGAAAAGGCGCTTATTCGAAACTGAAATACGAAAACGGCGCGCACCGTGTGCAACGTGTGCCGGAAACTGAATCGGGCGGCCGCATCCATACGTCAACAGCGACAGTGGCTTGTTTGCCGGAAGTGGAAGAAGTCGAAGTGGAAATCCACGACAACGATATCCGGGTAGACACGTACGCTTCATCTGGAGCGGGCGGACAATCCGTTAACACGACGATGTCGGCAGTGCGATTGACGCACATTCCGACCAATACGGTCGTTACCTGTCAAGATGAAAAATCTCAAATCAAAAACAAAGCCAGTGCAATGAAAGTCCTCCGCGCACGCGTTTATGATAAATTCCAGCAGGAAGCACAAGCTGAATATGACGCAGTGCGGAAATCTGCTGTCGGAACCGGGGACCGTTCTGAACGGATCCGGACGTACAATTTCCCTCAAAACCGGGTGACGGATCACCGCATCGGGTTGACTATCCAGAAACTTGACCAGATCATGCAAGGCAAGCTGGATGAAGTCATCGAAGCTTTGGTTGTGGAAGAACAGTCTGCAAAAATGGAAAGCTTGAACAATGACTAA
- a CDS encoding low molecular weight protein arginine phosphatase → MKIFFVCTGNTCRSPMAEAILSAKKLPGIEVRSAGIFAGEAPLSFNAQTVLDEEGISFEHTSRQLVSEDMEWATLILTMTASHRQFLLQHYPEYASKLYTLKEFTGEMAADVSDPYGGSLSTYQQTFNELKRLIQLLVEKLAEEEQTEKK, encoded by the coding sequence ATGAAGATTTTCTTTGTATGCACAGGCAACACATGCAGAAGCCCGATGGCAGAAGCCATATTATCAGCGAAAAAATTGCCGGGAATTGAAGTCCGTTCAGCCGGTATCTTCGCTGGAGAAGCTCCTTTGTCATTCAATGCTCAAACCGTCTTGGACGAAGAAGGAATTTCATTTGAGCATACTTCCAGACAATTGGTGTCGGAAGATATGGAATGGGCAACATTAATCTTAACGATGACTGCTTCCCATAGACAATTCCTGCTGCAGCATTATCCGGAATATGCCAGCAAACTATATACATTAAAAGAGTTTACCGGTGAAATGGCGGCGGATGTCAGCGATCCATACGGCGGATCTTTATCCACTTATCAGCAGACGTTCAATGAATTGAAAAGATTGATTCAGCTGCTTGTAGAAAAGCTGGCTGAAGAAGAACAGACAGAAAAGAAATGA
- the fsa gene encoding fructose-6-phosphate aldolase encodes MKFFIDTANFEEIKEAHSWGILSGVTTNPSLVAKEKNVSFHDRLKEIAALVDGSISGEVIALDAEGMIKEGRELAALAPNITVKLPMTPDGLKACSVLAAEGTKVNVTLIFSANQALLAARAGASYVSPFLGRLDDIGHNGMDLIATIADIFAIHDIKTEIIAASIRHPQHVTEAALNGAHIGTMPIKVMQQMFKHPLTDKGIEAFLADWEKRSIEEEVK; translated from the coding sequence ATGAAATTTTTTATCGATACAGCAAACTTCGAAGAGATTAAAGAAGCACACTCATGGGGGATTCTTTCAGGTGTAACGACAAACCCTTCTCTAGTGGCGAAAGAAAAAAATGTTTCTTTCCACGACCGTTTAAAAGAAATTGCAGCACTTGTTGATGGCTCAATCAGCGGGGAAGTTATCGCACTTGATGCAGAAGGTATGATCAAAGAAGGTCGTGAATTGGCTGCTTTGGCACCTAACATTACCGTGAAATTGCCAATGACGCCGGACGGTTTGAAAGCTTGTTCAGTTCTTGCGGCAGAAGGCACAAAAGTCAACGTAACATTGATTTTCAGTGCGAACCAAGCACTTCTTGCAGCACGTGCAGGCGCATCTTATGTATCTCCTTTCCTTGGCCGTTTAGATGATATCGGACACAATGGCATGGACTTGATCGCGACAATTGCTGACATTTTTGCTATCCATGACATCAAAACAGAAATCATTGCAGCTTCCATCCGCCATCCACAGCACGTAACAGAAGCAGCACTGAACGGAGCGCATATCGGTACAATGCCGATCAAAGTAATGCAGCAAATGTTCAAGCACCCATTGACTGACAAAGGAATCGAAGCATTCCTGGCAGACTGGGAAAAACGCTCTATTGAAGAAGAAGTAAAATAA
- a CDS encoding response regulator — MKTVLIVDDQIGIRLLLNEVFKKEGFHTLMAANGKEAIQKAMETQPNLVLLDMRMPGMDGIEILKSLKELQKEIHVIMMTAYGELDLIEESIDSGAARYFTKPFDVFEIRDAVKQLLRD, encoded by the coding sequence TTGAAAACGGTATTGATCGTAGATGACCAGATAGGCATCCGACTTTTATTGAATGAAGTATTTAAAAAGGAAGGCTTCCATACCTTAATGGCTGCAAACGGCAAAGAAGCCATACAAAAAGCGATGGAAACACAGCCGAATCTGGTATTGTTGGATATGAGAATGCCGGGAATGGATGGCATTGAAATTTTGAAAAGCTTGAAGGAATTACAGAAAGAGATACATGTAATCATGATGACGGCATATGGCGAACTTGATTTGATTGAAGAATCGATTGACAGCGGAGCAGCCCGTTATTTCACAAAACCATTTGATGTATTTGAAATACGCGATGCTGTAAAGCAATTGTTAAGAGACTGA
- a CDS encoding DUF2529 family protein translates to MKMLTTQLSGLFQRLAQQEEAIEDTARVLAQAAIGEGTIFIAAFGEMKAVAASAAEGIEPLQSCARWQPDSVITSADRVWILAKNNEGDELAGRLNDAHLPFAMLTAENRNNEMEADAFISLKIDKGLLPAEDDSRTVVPHAMGALFVYHAVKMAIDEMLAE, encoded by the coding sequence ATGAAAATGTTAACAACCCAATTAAGCGGCTTATTTCAGCGGCTTGCCCAGCAAGAAGAAGCGATTGAAGATACAGCTCGTGTTCTTGCCCAAGCAGCCATCGGCGAAGGAACTATCTTCATTGCCGCATTCGGTGAAATGAAAGCAGTGGCTGCCAGTGCAGCTGAAGGAATTGAACCGCTCCAAAGCTGTGCCCGGTGGCAGCCGGACAGTGTTATTACCAGCGCCGACCGTGTATGGATTCTTGCGAAAAACAATGAAGGCGACGAACTCGCCGGACGATTAAATGATGCCCACCTGCCATTTGCTATGCTAACGGCAGAGAATCGTAATAATGAAATGGAAGCGGATGCCTTTATTTCATTGAAAATCGACAAAGGCCTGCTGCCGGCAGAAGACGACAGCCGGACAGTGGTGCCCCATGCAATGGGCGCGTTATTTGTTTATCATGCAGTCAAAATGGCCATCGATGAAATGCTGGCTGAGTAA
- the rho gene encoding transcription termination factor Rho — MTIITISSLENMTLRELYTLAKEYKLTNYSKLSKKELIFAILKTRAEQEGFFFMEGVLEIIQSEGFGFLRPINYSPSSQDIYISASQIRRFDLRNGDKVSGKVRPPKENERYFGLLQVEAVNGEDPEVAKERVHFPGLTPLYPDRHIRLETTPKHLSARIMDLVAPVGFGQRGLIVAPPKAGKTMLLKEIANSITTNHPEAELIVLLIDERPEEVTDIERSVDADVVSSTFDEVPENHVKVAELVLERAMRLVEHKRDVIILMDSITRLARAYNLVIPPSGRTLSGGIDPAAFHRPKRFFGAARNIEEGGSLTILATALVDTGSRMDEVIYEEFKGTGNMELHLDRSLAERRIFPALDIRRSGTRKEELLLNPAQLEKLWAIRKTFSDSPDFGERFLKKLGQTKTNEEFFEQLNNEMKAHRSNKKMI, encoded by the coding sequence ATGACAATAATAACAATTTCCTCTTTGGAGAACATGACGCTGAGAGAGCTTTACACTTTGGCGAAAGAATACAAGCTGACCAATTACAGTAAATTATCGAAAAAAGAATTGATTTTTGCTATTTTAAAAACAAGAGCAGAACAAGAAGGCTTCTTCTTTATGGAAGGCGTTCTTGAAATCATCCAATCGGAAGGTTTCGGTTTCTTGCGTCCGATCAATTACTCACCAAGTTCACAGGACATTTATATTTCCGCTTCCCAAATCCGCCGGTTTGACTTGCGGAATGGCGATAAAGTTTCAGGGAAAGTGCGTCCGCCAAAAGAAAACGAACGCTATTTTGGCTTATTGCAAGTAGAAGCGGTAAACGGGGAAGATCCGGAAGTCGCTAAAGAACGTGTCCACTTCCCAGGCTTGACGCCACTTTACCCGGACCGTCATATCCGCCTTGAAACAACGCCGAAACATCTTTCTGCACGCATCATGGATTTAGTGGCGCCTGTCGGATTTGGCCAGCGCGGTTTAATCGTTGCTCCGCCAAAAGCCGGTAAAACGATGCTGTTAAAAGAAATTGCCAACTCGATTACCACAAATCACCCGGAAGCCGAGCTGATTGTTCTGCTCATTGATGAACGTCCGGAAGAAGTGACGGATATCGAACGTTCGGTTGACGCAGATGTTGTATCTTCAACATTTGATGAAGTACCGGAAAATCATGTAAAAGTGGCAGAGCTAGTTTTAGAACGCGCAATGCGCCTTGTAGAGCATAAACGGGATGTTATCATTCTAATGGATTCCATTACACGATTGGCCCGAGCATATAATTTGGTTATTCCGCCAAGTGGCCGTACACTGTCAGGAGGAATAGACCCTGCAGCTTTCCACCGTCCAAAACGCTTTTTCGGGGCAGCCCGCAATATCGAAGAAGGCGGCAGTTTGACAATCTTAGCTACTGCTTTGGTTGATACCGGATCGCGTATGGATGAAGTGATTTACGAAGAATTTAAAGGAACCGGCAATATGGAGCTGCATTTAGATCGCAGCTTGGCAGAGCGCCGCATTTTTCCAGCACTGGATATCCGCCGTTCGGGCACCAGAAAAGAAGAGTTGCTTCTTAATCCAGCTCAATTGGAGAAACTGTGGGCAATCCGCAAAACCTTCTCAGATTCACCGGATTTCGGAGAACGCTTCTTGAAAAAGCTGGGTCAAACAAAGACCAATGAAGAATTTTTCGAGCAATTGAACAATGAAATGAAGGCTCACCGCAGCAACAAAAAGATGATTTAA
- a CDS encoding L-threonylcarbamoyladenylate synthase, protein METEIVLVDSSVNKEETYSQAVEILRNGDIVAFPTETVYGLGADATNPQAVEKIFTAKGRPSDNPLIVHVDSKESALNWVQNVPAKAIQCMDAFWPGALTIILESKPGAFAENVTANLKTVGIRVPNHRVALDLLARVNVPIAAPSANTSGKPSPTLAEHVYHDMAGIIPLILDGGQTTIGLESTVLDMTSEPPVILRPGEITKEDLELVIGTVRLSSEIQGNAPKSPGMKYIHYAPDVPVYLIENDEALVGKAIQHVQKEGKKVAVLSTADFPVADYHFPLSAETLYDSLRKCDQTDADLILATVSTASNRSDAMMNRLEKAADHKWFS, encoded by the coding sequence ATGGAAACGGAAATCGTACTTGTGGATAGTTCTGTGAATAAAGAAGAAACTTATTCACAGGCTGTGGAAATCCTTCGAAATGGAGACATTGTGGCCTTTCCCACTGAAACCGTCTATGGGTTAGGTGCAGATGCCACGAATCCGCAAGCCGTTGAAAAGATATTTACTGCAAAAGGGCGGCCGTCAGACAATCCATTGATAGTACATGTCGATTCTAAGGAAAGCGCCTTGAACTGGGTTCAAAATGTTCCGGCAAAAGCAATTCAGTGCATGGATGCTTTTTGGCCTGGAGCATTAACGATCATACTGGAGTCAAAACCGGGCGCTTTTGCTGAGAATGTTACAGCAAATCTTAAGACAGTCGGTATTCGTGTACCAAATCATCGAGTTGCTCTGGATTTGCTGGCACGGGTAAACGTTCCAATTGCCGCGCCAAGTGCCAATACAAGCGGCAAACCGAGTCCAACGCTGGCAGAACATGTCTATCACGATATGGCTGGCATCATTCCGCTTATACTTGACGGTGGACAGACAACCATCGGACTCGAATCGACCGTTCTCGATATGACAAGCGAACCGCCAGTTATTTTACGGCCAGGGGAAATCACAAAAGAAGATCTTGAACTCGTAATTGGCACAGTCCGGCTGTCTTCTGAAATCCAAGGGAATGCCCCAAAATCTCCCGGGATGAAATATATACATTATGCGCCTGATGTGCCTGTCTACTTGATCGAGAACGATGAAGCATTAGTTGGAAAAGCGATTCAGCATGTACAAAAAGAAGGAAAGAAAGTAGCAGTTCTCAGCACCGCCGATTTCCCAGTGGCAGATTACCATTTCCCGTTATCGGCAGAAACTCTTTACGATAGTTTGCGCAAATGTGACCAGACGGATGCCGATTTGATTTTGGCCACTGTTTCAACAGCTTCGAACCGAAGTGATGCCATGATGAACAGATTGGAAAAAGCGGCTGACCACAAGTGGTTCAGCTAA
- the rpmE gene encoding 50S ribosomal protein L31, which yields MKTGIHPEYKQATVTCSCGNSFTTGSVKENINVELCSECHPFYTGRQKFAAADGRVDRFNKKYGIKEEIAE from the coding sequence ATGAAAACAGGTATTCATCCAGAGTACAAACAAGCGACAGTAACTTGCTCATGTGGGAACTCTTTCACTACAGGTTCTGTAAAAGAAAACATTAACGTTGAGCTTTGCTCAGAATGTCATCCATTCTACACTGGACGTCAGAAGTTTGCTGCAGCAGATGGCCGCGTAGACCGTTTCAACAAAAAATACGGCATAAAAGAAGAAATTGCTGAGTAA
- a CDS encoding UDP-N-acetylglucosamine 1-carboxyvinyltransferase, with product MDVYKVKGGKRLSGTIKVNGAKNSAVALIPASILANSPVQIEGLPEISDVWTLKSILEEIGGEVSFEDGTMKIDPTHMIDMPLPNGNVKKLRASYYMMGAMLGRFKHAAIGLPGGCFLGPRPIDQHIKGFEALGAKVTNEHGAIYLRADELRGAKIYLDVVSVGATINIMLAAVLAKGQTTIENAAKEPEIIDVATLLTNMGAKIKGAGTNVIRIDGVEELHGTNHTIIPDRIEAGTFMIMAAAIGDGVLVDNVIPFHMEALTAKLREMGVDVQENEESIYIPKSASLQAIDVKTLVYPGFATDLQQPFSVLMTQATGSSMITDTIYSARFKHIDELRRMNASGRVEGRAAVITGPTPLTSATVVASDLRAGAALVIAGLLAEGETEIREIYHIERGYSNIVNKLRGLGADIRRETIDPVTSAKSDLGQSAN from the coding sequence ATGGATGTATATAAAGTAAAAGGCGGTAAACGCTTATCCGGCACGATTAAAGTGAATGGGGCAAAAAACAGCGCAGTGGCATTGATTCCTGCGTCCATTTTAGCGAACTCACCTGTGCAAATTGAAGGCTTACCGGAAATTTCTGACGTCTGGACACTGAAAAGTATTTTAGAAGAAATCGGCGGCGAGGTGTCATTTGAAGATGGCACTATGAAAATCGATCCGACTCATATGATTGATATGCCATTGCCAAACGGGAATGTGAAAAAACTGCGGGCTTCTTACTATATGATGGGTGCTATGCTTGGCCGTTTTAAACATGCGGCAATCGGGCTGCCAGGCGGATGCTTTTTAGGGCCTCGCCCGATTGACCAGCACATCAAAGGTTTTGAAGCGCTCGGAGCAAAAGTGACGAACGAACATGGTGCCATTTATTTGCGTGCGGATGAACTTCGCGGTGCGAAAATCTACCTGGATGTTGTCAGTGTAGGAGCGACTATCAATATCATGTTGGCGGCAGTTCTTGCTAAAGGCCAGACAACTATTGAGAACGCAGCAAAAGAACCTGAAATTATCGATGTGGCAACGCTTCTCACAAACATGGGAGCAAAAATCAAAGGAGCGGGTACGAACGTAATCCGCATTGATGGCGTTGAAGAGCTGCACGGAACAAACCATACAATCATCCCGGACCGTATAGAAGCAGGAACATTCATGATCATGGCAGCTGCAATTGGAGATGGCGTACTGGTTGATAACGTTATTCCATTCCATATGGAAGCTTTAACAGCAAAATTGCGTGAAATGGGAGTCGATGTACAAGAAAACGAAGAATCCATTTATATTCCAAAATCGGCCTCACTTCAGGCAATTGATGTGAAGACACTGGTATATCCAGGATTTGCAACGGATTTACAGCAGCCATTTTCAGTATTAATGACGCAAGCGACGGGTTCTTCAATGATCACGGATACGATTTATTCGGCCCGTTTCAAGCATATTGATGAATTGCGCCGCATGAATGCAAGTGGACGGGTTGAAGGGCGCGCAGCGGTAATTACCGGGCCGACTCCGTTGACATCGGCAACTGTGGTGGCTTCTGATTTACGGGCAGGTGCGGCATTGGTTATTGCCGGTTTGCTTGCAGAAGGCGAAACAGAAATACGGGAAATTTATCATATCGAACGCGGATATTCGAATATTGTCAATAAGCTTCGTGGGCTTGGCGCAGATATCCGCAGAGAAACAATTGATCCGGTCACAAGTGCAAAGTCCGACCTGGGACAGAGCGCAAACTGA
- the glpX gene encoding class II fructose-bisphosphatase, whose protein sequence is MERSLSMELVRVTEAAAIASAKWMGRGLKIEADDAATSAMRKVFDTIPMRGVVVIGEGEMDEAPMLYIGEELGTGQGPEVDVAVDPLEGTNIVAAGGWNALAVLAIADRGNLLNAPDMYMDKIAVGPEAVGKIDINAPVIDNLRAVAKAKNKDIEDVVATILDRPRHKHIIEQIRAAGARIKLINDGDVAGAINTAFEKTGVDILFGTGGAPEGVIAAVGLKCLGGELQGKLMPQSDEEAQRCLDMGLDVSKVLKMEDLVKGDDAIFAATGVTDGELLRGVQLKGGFAESHTLVMRAKSGTVRFVEGRHSMKKKPDLVMHD, encoded by the coding sequence ATGGAACGAAGTTTGTCAATGGAACTTGTGCGTGTTACGGAAGCGGCAGCAATTGCTTCGGCAAAATGGATGGGCCGCGGTTTGAAGATTGAAGCGGATGACGCGGCAACTAGTGCCATGCGGAAAGTTTTTGATACAATTCCGATGCGCGGTGTGGTAGTAATTGGTGAAGGTGAAATGGATGAAGCACCAATGCTCTATATCGGAGAAGAACTCGGGACTGGCCAAGGACCGGAAGTGGATGTTGCAGTCGATCCTTTAGAAGGAACGAATATCGTAGCAGCTGGCGGCTGGAATGCGCTTGCAGTTCTTGCGATTGCTGACCGTGGCAATTTATTGAATGCACCTGATATGTATATGGATAAAATTGCAGTAGGACCTGAAGCGGTCGGTAAAATTGACATCAATGCACCAGTGATTGATAATCTTCGTGCAGTTGCGAAAGCAAAAAACAAAGATATTGAAGACGTTGTAGCAACTATTCTGGATCGCCCGCGCCACAAACACATTATTGAGCAAATTCGTGCTGCAGGAGCCCGTATTAAATTGATTAATGATGGAGACGTGGCAGGAGCGATCAATACCGCTTTTGAAAAAACCGGTGTTGATATTTTATTCGGCACAGGCGGAGCCCCTGAAGGCGTAATCGCGGCTGTTGGCTTGAAATGCTTAGGCGGCGAACTTCAAGGGAAGTTGATGCCTCAGTCAGATGAAGAAGCACAGCGCTGCTTGGATATGGGCTTGGATGTCAGCAAAGTTCTTAAAATGGAAGACCTTGTAAAAGGGGACGATGCCATCTTTGCAGCAACAGGCGTTACGGACGGTGAACTGCTTCGCGGAGTTCAGCTAAAAGGCGGTTTTGCAGAAAGCCATACATTGGTAATGCGTGCGAAATCAGGCACCGTCCGTTTTGTTGAAGGGCGCCATAGCATGAAGAAAAAACCAGATCTCGTTATGCATGATTAA
- a CDS encoding class II fructose-bisphosphate aldolase, which produces MPLVSMKEMMIKGKQEGYAIGQFNLNNLEFTQAILQAAQEENSPVILGVSEGAARYMGGFTTVVHMVKGLMHDYKITVPVAIHLDHGSSFEKCKEAIDAGFTSVMIDASHHPFEENIEITKQVVEYAHKHNVSVEAELGTVGGQEDDIIADGVIYADPQECKQLVEETGIDCLAPALGSVHGPYKGEPNLGFEEMEEISQLCDVPLVLHGGTGIPVKDIQRSVSLGTAKINVNTESQIASAKAVREVLNKDADVYDPRKYMGPAREAIKATVIGKMREFGSSGKA; this is translated from the coding sequence ATGCCGTTAGTTTCAATGAAAGAAATGATGATAAAAGGGAAACAAGAAGGTTATGCAATCGGACAATTTAACTTAAATAATCTTGAGTTTACTCAAGCGATTTTACAGGCAGCACAAGAAGAAAATTCTCCTGTTATTTTAGGGGTATCTGAAGGTGCAGCTCGTTATATGGGCGGATTCACTACAGTGGTACATATGGTGAAGGGCTTAATGCACGATTACAAAATTACAGTTCCAGTGGCTATTCATTTAGACCACGGCTCCAGCTTTGAAAAATGTAAAGAAGCTATCGATGCTGGATTCACTTCTGTCATGATTGATGCATCTCATCACCCGTTTGAAGAAAATATTGAAATCACAAAACAAGTTGTGGAATATGCACATAAACATAATGTATCCGTGGAAGCGGAATTAGGAACTGTCGGTGGACAAGAAGACGACATTATTGCAGATGGCGTAATTTATGCAGACCCTCAAGAATGCAAGCAATTGGTTGAAGAAACTGGCATTGATTGCCTGGCGCCGGCTCTTGGGTCTGTCCACGGACCATACAAAGGCGAACCGAACTTAGGCTTCGAAGAGATGGAAGAAATTTCTCAGCTTTGTGATGTCCCACTTGTATTGCACGGAGGAACAGGAATTCCGGTAAAAGATATTCAGCGTTCGGTTTCTTTAGGAACAGCGAAAATCAACGTCAATACGGAAAGCCAGATTGCTTCAGCGAAAGCGGTCCGTGAAGTATTGAATAAGGATGCGGATGTTTACGACCCACGTAAATATATGGGGCCAGCCCGTGAAGCGATCAAAGCGACTGTCATTGGGAAAATGCGTGAATTCGGCAGCTCAGGAAAAGCTTAA